In the Drosophila gunungcola strain Sukarami unplaced genomic scaffold, Dgunungcola_SK_2 000074F, whole genome shotgun sequence genome, TAACTCCTATGTAGTTTTTTAGATAACCAAGAAAACTAGTTGTCATTTAAAAGTCCTTCGTTTGTAAGTTTCaagaaattctttttagatatttaaccCATAACAGggttatatgtatgtatgtaggtGTTAAAAGGAGTTTTCGGGGGAGTGTGTAGGTGGTGGGGTTGTTAGATTTGTGGAGCGGTTCAATGAACGAAACCTGTTTTGAAGGAAAATTACCCGTTTTCCCTGATTTTTCACCAATTCCAGTTGGCAAGTGCAATGGCAAATACGCAAATGAATTTGGAACAGTATCGAATATAGTATAGGTTTATAGTGCTGCAATAAGCGAAAAgcaaaagttaaaagtttacGTGGACGTTTGCCATATATTGCCCCCACTCTtaatcttcttcttcttcgttTTGTTACCACCGTTTAGCTCTCTtttactgttgttgttttcgttCTCTTGACGCAGAAGGTTTTCTCTGCTGCATTTTGTACTCTTCTCTACGCCACTGATTATAATATTTGCACTTGATTTTCGAGGACTGACTTTTGCATATTTCttgcttattttaaattattacatttttcttttttttttgttccgtAAGTCAAAAGTGAAAACACTCTCTGGGGAGCGATGAAAAATTGGAGCAGTGGTTGGGATAGGAAGAGAGAGCTTCTCTCTCGGCAAAAAAGAACCATACGCAGGGTTGCAATGCGAATCCGGTGTTTCTGCAAAACTGACCacacaattatttttactgaCCATCCcatcaaataaaaaaccaaaacactTGGCAGTTGGCTTTGTcaatttcttataaaaataaaaccacacTCAAATTTACGAGAGAGCCGCTCTGCAGGtaaacatacacacacacagcggGCACAAGTGTCGATGTCCCTTTCCTTTTTCTCTTCGCCTTCTAATTAGCTTACTCTGCACAGTGACTTACACAAATCGCTTGCTTATTTACACGCACGTAGTACTGTTCTCTGGCAGTTGACTAAACAATACATTTACTTGTTTGCTAATTGCTAAAGCAGTCGTCTTCGggttttaaatagttaactATGGAACTTTTTCGATCCGAACGCAGCAAAATCTCCCAAATGCCAACTCGACTTTCGTGGCGTTGCCAGACTGGCAAGCGGACTGTCAGACAGGGTGGCCAGACTGTGGGCAGATTAAAGATGGGCGAAAAACAATAgtttaatctaaaaaaattaatatatttaaattggagctataattatttttaataattattgcgtagttataatttaaatataacacaaaaaacaaaaattgtatatgatcatttatttttagaaccGTAATCACTAGaagttttatttcaaaaattttcaattgcaGGATTCGTGGCGACACCTTGGCTTTCGTCTCATCGCATCACAGTTggcataattgtttttaacgaaatgtgatttttttttcatgggGCTATGACACTACACCGTTGGCCTCATTTATTgacggattttttttttttttacttttcaagAAAAATGACTAGTTTGAGTCATTTAACAGccttatttaatatatacacCTACACACTGCCAGTACCTCAACAtgtaacatattttaaattgcttacaatttttgtatgcacttaattaaaacaaattcccCCTTGATTTCCGTTTTAAAATCTTAGAAATGACTCATGCTGAGCCCGctcaatttaatttggtttaattaaattttaaaacattgaaggcaatcaaaaatcggttttaaaaGGGGATCCctcttaattattcgataattCTGCAACTGCCTATCGCTGAACACATGCGTAAGTTTCTATCGTTGGCGTCCCACCACCagtggcaacaacaacaacacacacagcagcagctacagaacagcaaacaacaacaataacactGATGCCTTAGCGCTTGCGTATTTTGTTGATATTTGCAAGCCACGCGAGACGAGAAGAGATGCTGCGCCTACTCGTGTCCAATTGCGGCCGCAGCAGCGATTTGCTCAGGTAGGCAGGCGGTGTAATCGTGGCTCAGGAATGGTGGATCCACCAGgaacagcagcaccaccaccaacacctGGCCATGAAACCTTAGCCCCCTCCCCTCTTTGCCCTCACTCCGGTTATGTCATCAATTCAGCAACTTGATTTTAACCGCCCTTTCTCGCCAGCCGCCACCTGCTGCAGCCCTCACAGCAGCCACTGCCACGCCTCCAGAATGCCGCCCGCCTGATGCGACAACATCTGCGCGGCACGAACGCCAAAGGAGCACCACCTTGTCCGCCCGCACCCGCGCTTCCGCCCACAAACGCCAGCCGTCTGCTGCACACGACACGCCTACTTCTGTGGGGCGGCGGCAGTCTATCGCTCGGCCTGGGCGCCCGCTCCTGGTGGGCGGGGCACGGCGGGATCGTCCACTGCGAGGGCAGCCGACTGGCCATTCgtaaggaggaggaggaggacccaGCGGACGAGCAGCGATTCGACTGGCAACGATTGTGGGCCTACCTGGAGCCGCATCTCTGGGAGCTCATCGGGGCCATTTGCGTGAGTGGAAAAACCAGTAGGAAGTAGTGTTCGCCAGGAGAGCAACTGGTGGACATTGGGTTGTGATCGAGGAATAGGAACCAAACCCTTTGGATAGTGTCGGCCGAAAGAAATACAAGTTAAGAAACCGCAGAGAAACAATATCCTAAACTAACTTGCAACACACTAGATATTCAGGGACTTTTTAAACCAATAGTGTCAGTCAATTAAACAAgcttatacatatgtatataatagTACTCTTCCAGAGGAAAACAATCTTAGATCAACAAGTCGAAATAGTGCTATACAAGTCGAAATAGTCAAAAGAAGATTGTAACTCAAATAACCCCCAAAGCCCGTCGGATAGTGTCTGTCAACAGATGCACAAGTTAAGGAACTGAATGAAAATCCTTGGCAAACTTCCCAAGTTCAGTCAAAAAAGCCCAGAGGCCTAAAAACACAAAGAAGATAGTGATAGTCAAGCTAAAAATAAGATATACACTTTAAATGCTAAAGGCGGtaattgtatataaatgtaatgtctgattttgcttttaacttgctggcatattttaaaacagtatATTAATCTattcagttaaaaaatatttttattaaaatttagcaaaaagactgattaaaatatagttttgtagaataataatttagttaaatttgaGCAATTatcaaagtatttaaattatactaAATGATATTATGTACAACTAATGGATGTTTATATCTTATACTAATTGAACTacctttttactttttacctGCAGGCCGCCCTGATAGTGGCTTACATCAACATTCGCATCCCGAACCTGCTGGGCGACCTGGTCAACACACTGGCAAGATATGCAAACACGTACGTGACGGATCCGATCAACAACTCGTTTGTGAAGGACGTGAGCAAACCGGCCGGCAATCTGCTGAGCCTGTACATGCTGCAGTCGGGCTTCACCTTCATGTACATTTACCTGCTGAGCCGTGTCGGCGAGCAGATGGCGGCCAAGATGCGGCAGGATTTGTTCACGCAGATCGTCGTCCAGGACATTGCCTTCTTCGATGAGAATCGAACGGGTGAGCTGGTCAATCGACTCACAGCCGATGTGCAGGACTTCAAGACCTCGTTTAAGCAATTCGTGGCCCAGGGATTGCGAAGTGCTGCCCAGTTGATTGGTGGCAGCATATCGCTCTTCATGATTTCACCTCACATGGCTGCCATTGCGCTGGCCAGTGTGCCGTGTGTGGTGATGTTCATGTCGTATTTGGGCAAAAAACTGCGTTCGCTCAGCAAGAGTTCACAGGCCCAAGCGGAACGAGCGACGGGAGTTTGCGAGGAGGCACTGTCCAACATCCGGACGGTGAGATCCAGTGCCTGTGAATACCGCGAGATGCAGCTGTTCGAGGCGGAGACCAATGAGGCGGCTCGTCTGGCGCAGGAACTCGGCTACGGGATCGCCATCTTCCAG is a window encoding:
- the LOC128264560 gene encoding mitochondrial potassium channel ATP-binding subunit → MLRLLVSNCGRSSDLLSRHLLQPSQQPLPRLQNAARLMRQHLRGTNAKGAPPCPPAPALPPTNASRLLHTTRLLLWGGGSLSLGLGARSWWAGHGGIVHCEGSRLAIRKEEEEDPADEQRFDWQRLWAYLEPHLWELIGAICAALIVAYINIRIPNLLGDLVNTLARYANTYVTDPINNSFVKDVSKPAGNLLSLYMLQSGFTFMYIYLLSRVGEQMAAKMRQDLFTQIVVQDIAFFDENRTGELVNRLTADVQDFKTSFKQFVAQGLRSAAQLIGGSISLFMISPHMAAIALASVPCVVMFMSYLGKKLRSLSKSSQAQAERATGVCEEALSNIRTVRSSACEYREMQLFEAETNEAARLAQELGYGIAIFQGLTNFFLNTLVLSTLFMGGHLMSTESLSPGALMAFLVASQGVQRSLAQGSILLGTMIRGMTAGSRVFEFLSLQPQVELLRGYVIPQERLHGEIRFENVSFAYPMRPDHVVLKDFSLTLRPGQTVALVGASGSGKSTIASLVERFYEPSAGNIKLDGYKLSDISPYWLRANVLGFIEQQPVLFGTSILENIRYGKPDAGEEDVFAASRLSQSHDFVTALPDGYATHVGERGTQLSGGQRQRIAIARALLKNPRILILDEATSALDATSEAEVQKALDTAVQNRTTLVIAHRLSTIRNADLIVVLDQGRVVETGKHDELMAKRGLYFDLVRQQERRDIQEQVQAVEDVVAAKEQQATAAVGSMSAGRTNTAQG